A genomic region of Palaemon carinicauda isolate YSFRI2023 chromosome 11, ASM3689809v2, whole genome shotgun sequence contains the following coding sequences:
- the LOC137650157 gene encoding dual oxidase maturation factor 1-like isoform X1, producing the protein MSATEGHGPGLFRLGRVWPFPSIYPDWRTPVTQDVLLMGWVAAFFALLLPFYLVIPASNDKLSRAIRVTLFLLLGLSIMLCNFGQDWEVGFIRTRTQYKAGTADHIEADIGVKLGLRSVNITLKGKPQNESTTLAGETINYNERFTWAWAQGRSGFGPYAGQIQRDFRAAQQRGSPYPILWVAEYFTFDGEGIRFGRHYRTAGWYSHIALWAAFPTWVMTVLLFKMVVRYAALALVLIGILLVIPVLIWYSYRNPIELQIPFEDGILKTSFGWCFYLALVVGIACIVIGSVLFRLSLGDFEAKLTDFFGNNPWKLSEEVDYNVTGIGTRRGRERSVSMIEMERINTSATRFSPGLPLSPRSHGGDSRLTSSGSFSSRGFVKDSPTLLFRLIRQTVPPLPARISLLATMIRTSVMTFSRKALELRRTDTQNNR; encoded by the exons ATGAGTGCCACCGAAGGGCACGGCCCTGGCCTGTTCCGCCTGGGGCGCGTGTGGCCCTTCCCTTCCATTTACCCGGATTGGAGGACGCCCGTGACCCAGGACGTGCTGCTCATGGGATGGGTAGCGGCCTTCTTCGCACTCCTGCTACCTTTCTATCTGGTGATTCCAGCCTCTAATGAC AAACTATCAAGAGCCATCCGAGTGACACTTTTCCTCCTCCTTGGATTGTCCATCATGC TATGCAATTTCGGACAAGACTGGGAAGTGGGCTTCATCCGGACTCGAACTCAGTACAAAGCCGGAACAGCTGATCACATCGAGGCTGATATAGGAGTCAAATTGGGACTCCGTTCTGTCAACATCACCCTTAAAG GTAAACCGCAGAATGAGAGTACGACCCTAGCAGGCGAGACCATCAACTACAACGAGAGATTCACGTGGGCCTGGGCTCAGGGCAGATCCGGATTTGGGCCTTATG CCGGACAGATTCAAAGAGACTTCCGGGCCGCCCAGCAGCGTGGGAGCCCTTACCCAATCCTGTGGGTGGCTGAGTACTTCACCTTCGACGGAGAAGGCATTCGATTCGGGCGGCACTACCGAACGGCAGGATGGTATTCCCATATTGCTCTCTG GGCCGCTTTCCCGACCTGGGTGATGACAGTCCTCCTCTTCAAGATGGTGGTGCGCTACGCGGCCCTGGCCCTCGTCCTCATAGGTATCCTGCTGGTGATACCGGTCCTGATTTGGTACTCCTACAGGAATCCTATCGAGTTGCAGATCCCATTTGAAGACGGGATCCTGAAGACGTCCTTTGGATGGTGTTTCTATCTTGCCTTAGTCGTAG GTATTGCTTGCATCGTCATTGGCTCCGTCTTATTCCGGTTGAGTTTAGGAGATTTCGAGGCTAAATTGACAGACTTCTTTGGCAACAACCCTTGGAAACTCTCCGAAGAAGTGGATTACAATGTCACTG GAATTGGAACCCGTAGAGGTCGTGAGAGGTCTGTTTCTATGATTGAAATGGAAAGAATCAACACGTCTGCTACTAG gttTTCTCCTGGACTTCCATTGTCTCCACGATCTCATGGAGGAGATTCACGGCTTACTTCATCCGGATCTTTCTCTTCCCGAGGCTTCGTGAAGGACAGCCCAACGCTGCTTTTTCGGTTGATTCGCCAGACGGTCCCTCCACTCCCCGCTCGAATCAGCCTCCTGGCCACGATGATACGGACCTCTGTGATGACGTTTTCTCGGAAAGCTCTAGAACTAA gacggACAGATACCCAGAACAATCGCTAG
- the LOC137650157 gene encoding dual oxidase maturation factor 1-like isoform X2: protein MSATEGHGPGLFRLGRVWPFPSIYPDWRTPVTQDVLLMGWVAAFFALLLPFYLVIPASNDKLSRAIRVTLFLLLGLSIMLCNFGQDWEVGFIRTRTQYKAGTADHIEADIGVKLGLRSVNITLKGKPQNESTTLAGETINYNERFTWAWAQGRSGFGPYAGQIQRDFRAAQQRGSPYPILWVAEYFTFDGEGIRFGRHYRTAGWYSHIALWAAFPTWVMTVLLFKMVVRYAALALVLIGILLVIPVLIWYSYRNPIELQIPFEDGILKTSFGWCFYLALVVGIGTRRGRERSVSMIEMERINTSATRFSPGLPLSPRSHGGDSRLTSSGSFSSRGFVKDSPTLLFRLIRQTVPPLPARISLLATMIRTSVMTFSRKALELRRTDTQNNR, encoded by the exons ATGAGTGCCACCGAAGGGCACGGCCCTGGCCTGTTCCGCCTGGGGCGCGTGTGGCCCTTCCCTTCCATTTACCCGGATTGGAGGACGCCCGTGACCCAGGACGTGCTGCTCATGGGATGGGTAGCGGCCTTCTTCGCACTCCTGCTACCTTTCTATCTGGTGATTCCAGCCTCTAATGAC AAACTATCAAGAGCCATCCGAGTGACACTTTTCCTCCTCCTTGGATTGTCCATCATGC TATGCAATTTCGGACAAGACTGGGAAGTGGGCTTCATCCGGACTCGAACTCAGTACAAAGCCGGAACAGCTGATCACATCGAGGCTGATATAGGAGTCAAATTGGGACTCCGTTCTGTCAACATCACCCTTAAAG GTAAACCGCAGAATGAGAGTACGACCCTAGCAGGCGAGACCATCAACTACAACGAGAGATTCACGTGGGCCTGGGCTCAGGGCAGATCCGGATTTGGGCCTTATG CCGGACAGATTCAAAGAGACTTCCGGGCCGCCCAGCAGCGTGGGAGCCCTTACCCAATCCTGTGGGTGGCTGAGTACTTCACCTTCGACGGAGAAGGCATTCGATTCGGGCGGCACTACCGAACGGCAGGATGGTATTCCCATATTGCTCTCTG GGCCGCTTTCCCGACCTGGGTGATGACAGTCCTCCTCTTCAAGATGGTGGTGCGCTACGCGGCCCTGGCCCTCGTCCTCATAGGTATCCTGCTGGTGATACCGGTCCTGATTTGGTACTCCTACAGGAATCCTATCGAGTTGCAGATCCCATTTGAAGACGGGATCCTGAAGACGTCCTTTGGATGGTGTTTCTATCTTGCCTTAGTCGTAG GAATTGGAACCCGTAGAGGTCGTGAGAGGTCTGTTTCTATGATTGAAATGGAAAGAATCAACACGTCTGCTACTAG gttTTCTCCTGGACTTCCATTGTCTCCACGATCTCATGGAGGAGATTCACGGCTTACTTCATCCGGATCTTTCTCTTCCCGAGGCTTCGTGAAGGACAGCCCAACGCTGCTTTTTCGGTTGATTCGCCAGACGGTCCCTCCACTCCCCGCTCGAATCAGCCTCCTGGCCACGATGATACGGACCTCTGTGATGACGTTTTCTCGGAAAGCTCTAGAACTAA gacggACAGATACCCAGAACAATCGCTAG